From a region of the Immundisolibacter sp. genome:
- a CDS encoding aromatic ring-hydroxylating dioxygenase subunit alpha: MNKPDFDTLHPYVRQYSDLGTGPVPVMPVVSPEYFERERETIFKKMWLNLGRVEDIPNPGDYVVRDIAILKASIILVRGDDDQVRAFHNVCRHRGNQLVQGSGNAKGFSCGFHGWTYDTQGQCVFVPDEEVFFNLDRSQTGLSPVRCETFAGFVFVTVNPSAVPLVEYLGGFGQQIGDFPFQTMQRMHTLKADVNCNWKVFIDAFQESYHGRFVHRLTAAAAGCVDDDPYAHLTSVRLYGPHRSASVPFNPEYQPTPAEALSFKYAQSLWLHEGNAGAQRVPGTNPAGHPNWLFDINVCFPNFFVDVSSSWFFTYHFWPVAVDRTHWEYNFYMLPPQNAGERISREYSKLYLRDLLREDLSTVETTQAGLSSGAIEHMILSDQEVAVRHQYKVVDDMVNGRWVG; the protein is encoded by the coding sequence ATGAACAAGCCCGATTTCGACACTCTGCACCCGTATGTGCGCCAGTATTCGGACCTTGGCACCGGACCGGTACCGGTGATGCCGGTGGTCTCGCCCGAGTATTTCGAGCGCGAGCGAGAAACCATTTTCAAGAAGATGTGGCTGAACCTCGGCCGGGTGGAGGACATTCCGAATCCGGGCGATTACGTGGTCAGGGACATCGCCATCCTGAAGGCGTCGATCATCCTGGTACGTGGCGATGACGACCAGGTGCGTGCCTTTCACAACGTGTGCCGGCACCGCGGCAACCAGTTGGTGCAGGGCAGCGGCAACGCCAAGGGTTTTTCCTGCGGCTTTCACGGCTGGACTTACGACACACAGGGACAGTGCGTGTTCGTGCCCGACGAAGAAGTTTTTTTCAATCTCGACCGCAGCCAGACCGGCCTGTCGCCGGTGCGTTGCGAGACCTTCGCCGGGTTTGTGTTCGTGACGGTTAATCCGAGCGCCGTGCCGCTGGTCGAGTATCTGGGCGGGTTCGGCCAGCAGATCGGTGATTTCCCATTCCAAACCATGCAGCGCATGCACACCCTGAAGGCCGACGTGAACTGCAACTGGAAAGTGTTCATCGACGCCTTTCAGGAGTCCTACCACGGGCGTTTTGTGCACCGGCTGACCGCCGCTGCCGCCGGCTGTGTGGACGACGATCCCTACGCCCACCTGACCTCGGTGCGCCTGTACGGCCCGCACCGTTCGGCCTCGGTGCCGTTTAACCCCGAGTACCAGCCCACGCCGGCCGAGGCGCTGTCGTTCAAGTATGCGCAGTCGCTGTGGCTGCACGAAGGTAACGCCGGCGCGCAGCGTGTGCCTGGCACCAACCCGGCCGGTCACCCGAACTGGCTGTTCGACATCAACGTGTGTTTTCCGAATTTCTTCGTCGACGTGTCCAGCAGTTGGTTCTTCACCTACCACTTCTGGCCGGTGGCGGTGGACCGCACGCACTGGGAGTACAATTTCTACATGCTGCCGCCGCAAAACGCCGGAGAGCGCATCAGCCGCGAGTACTCCAAGCTGTACCTGCGCGACCTGCTGCGCGAGGACCTGTCCACCGTGGAAACCACCCAGGCGGGCCTGTCATCCGGTGCCATCGAGCACATGATCCTGTCGGACCAGGAAGTCGCCGTGCGCCACCAGTACAAGGTAGTCGACGATATGGTGAACGGGCGCTGGGTCGGTTAG